One window of the Trifolium pratense cultivar HEN17-A07 linkage group LG2, ARS_RC_1.1, whole genome shotgun sequence genome contains the following:
- the LOC123910787 gene encoding type I inositol polyphosphate 5-phosphatase 12-like isoform X3, producing MMGDDRIEDDEKESLAGLSSVPPHRKAHSYSQQLRGPSTHKRHHQVRKHSLDDSRISNNIIESFYEESDSDDDFFPHSNPSAADEYMEGGGGISDDLSQFQPLQEFIGSGGGTGVFKAPIRAAVHPGRPTCLELRPHPLRETQVGKFLRNIACTETQLWSGQECGVRVWEFKNAYEHGCGLGGRVRRGDEDAAPFYESNDTSPTLCLTVDNGNRLIWSGHKDGKIRSWKMDQQFSTPFKEGLSWQAHRGPVLAMVISCYGDLWSGSDGGVIKIWPWESVEKSLSLSPEERHMAALLVERSFIDLRAQVTVNGVCSISSQEVKCFLSDHIRARVWCASPQSFSLWDARTKDLLKVFNIDGQAENRVDMSSVQQDQAVEDEVKVKSVSNSKKDKSQSTSFLQRSRNAIMGAADAVRRVATKGAGAFVDDTKRTEALVQTNDGIIWSGCTNGLLVQWDGSGTRLQDFNRHPCAVQCFCTFGTRIYVGYVSGIIQILDLEGNIIAGWVAHNSPVLKLAVGNGSVYSLATHGGIRGWNIASPGPIDNIIRSELAAKELTYTRRHSIRILIGTWNVGQGRASQDALLSWLGSVVSDVGIVVVGLQEVDMGAGFLALSAAKETVGLEGSAMGQWWLDTIGKALEEGKAFERMGSRQLAGLLISLWVRKNLRKHVGDIDAGAVPCGFGRAIGNKGGVGLRIRVYDRIMCFVNCHLAAHLEAVNRRNADFDHIYRNMVFSRSSNLLNTAAGVSTSAHMLRGTNAMGVSSEEAKPELSDADMVVFFGDFNYRLFGISYDEARDFVSQRCFDWLREKDQLRAEMKAGKVFQGMREAIIKFPPTYKFERHQAGLGGYDSGEKKRIPAWCDRIIYRDTRPAAVSDCNLDCPVVSSILQYDACMDVTDSDHKPVRCKFNVKISHADRSIRRKEFGDIMTSNEKIRSMLEESRYVPECNVSPDNMVLENQEASLLLITNRSTKDKAVYKITCDGQSVVKNDGEAPAYIPRGAFGFPRWLEVSPSIGIIKPEQTVEVSVRHEDLHASEESVDGIPQNRSSEDTRDKEVILVVHVQGSSSVQTHSQKIHVRHCFSAKPVRNDSKSNSARRNQVS from the exons ATGATGGGAGATGACCGTATTGAAGACGATGAGAAAGAGTCGTTGGCCGGTTTGAGCTCCGTTCCACCTCACCGCAAAGCCCATTCTTATAGCCAACAGCTACGTGGCCCATCCACTCACAAACGCCACCATCAAGTCCGCAAGCACAGTCTCGACGACAGCCGTATATCCAACAACATCATTGAGTCTTTTTATGAGGAGTCTGATTCCGATGACGACTTTTTCCCACATTCAAATCCTTCTGCTGCCGATGAATACATGGAAGGTGGTGGCGGTATTTCTGATGATTTGTCACAGTTTCAGCCACTTCAAGAATTTATTGGAAGTGGTGGCGGTACTGGTGTCTTTAAGGCTCCCATTAGAGCTGCCGTTCATCCCGGTAGACCCACATGCCTTGAGTTAAGGCCTCATCCTTTGAGGGAGACTCAGGTTGGTAAATTTCTCAGAAACATTGCATGTACCGAAACACAGTTGTGGTCTGGACAGGAATGTGGTGTTAGGGTGTGGGAGTTTAAAAATGCCTACGAACACGGCTGCGGTCTTGGTGGAAGGGTTAGAAGGGGAGACGAAGATGCCGCCCCTTTTTATGAATCTAATGATACCTCTCCTACATTATGTCTCACCGTCGACAATGGTAATAGGTTGATCTGGAGCGGCCATAAGGATGGCAAGATTAGGTCTTGGAAAATGGATCAACAATTTTCTACCCCTTTTAAGGAAGGTCTTTCTTGGCAGGCACATAGAGGTCCCGTTCTTGCCATGGTCATAAGTTGCTATGGCGATCTCTGGTCAGGTTCTGACGGTGGTGTTATTAAGATCTGGCCATGGGAATCAGTTGAAAAATCTCTTTCCCTTTCTCCAGAAGAAAGGCACATGGCAGCCTTACTTGTTGAGAGATCATTCATTGACCTCAGAGCTCAGGTCACCGTCAATGGTGTCTGCAGTATATCTTCTCAAGAGGTTAAGTGTTTTCTGTCTGATCATATTAGAGCTCGCGTCTGGTGTGCTAGCCCTCAATCCTTTTCACTCTG GGATGCTCGCACAAAGGACCTTTTGAAAGTATTTAACATTGATGGTCAGGCAGAAAATCGAGTTGACATGTCATCAGTGCAGCAGGATCAAGCAGTAGAAGATGAAGTGAAGGTAAAGTCCGTTTCCAACTCAAAAAAGGACAAGTCCCAGAGTACTAGCTTTCTGCAGAGGTCACGTAATGCAATCATGGGAGCTGCAGATGCTGTCCGTCGAGTTGCAACCAAGGGAGCTGGAGCATTCGTTGATGATACTAAAAGAACAGAAGCCCTTGTGCAAACAAACGATGGGATAATTTGGAGTGGATGCACAAATGGCTTACTTGTGCAATGGGATGGCAGTGGAACCCGTTTGCAGGATTTTAATCGCCACCCTTGTGCCGTCCAATGCTTCTGCACTTTTGGAACACGGATATATGTAGGCTATGTGAGCGGTATTATCCAAATACTGGACTTAGAAGGCAATATAATTGCAGGGTGGGTTGCTCATAATAGTCCTGTGCTTAAATTGGCTGTTGGCAATGGTTCTGTTTATAGCTTGGCAACTCACGGTGGCATACGCGGATGGAATATTGCATCTCCAGGTCCCATTGACAACATAATAAGATCAGAGCTAGCCGCAAAGGAACTTACTTATACAAGACGACACAGTATCAGAATTTTGATTGGCACATGGAATGTTGGTCAAGGTAGAGCTTCTCAAGATGCACTTTTGTCGTGGTTGGGGTCCGTTGTATCAGATGTTGGCATTGTTGTGGTTGGTTTGCAAGAAGTGGACATGGGTGCTGGTTTTCTTGCACTGTCGGCGGCAAAAGAAACT GTAGGTCTAGAAGGAAGTGCAATGGGGCAGTGGTGGTTGGATACAATAGGAAAGGCCTTGGAAGAAGGAAAAGCTTTTGAGCGTATGGGTTCTAGGCAGCTTGCTGGCTTGCTTATATCTCTTTG GGTACGAAAGAATCTTAGAAAACATGTTGGGGATATTGATGCTGGAGCAGTCCCATGTGGTTTTGGACGGGCAATCGGTAACAAG GGAGGAGTGGGTTTGAGAATCAGAGTCTACGATAGGATAATGTGCTTTGTGAATTGTCACTTGGCTGCACATTTGGAAGCTGTTAATCGGCGAAATGCCGATTTTGATCACATTTATCGGAATATGGTTTTCAGCCGATCATCCAATCTACTTAATACTGCAGCTG GTGTCTCTACTTCTGCCCATATGCTTCGTGGTACAAAT GCTATGGGTGTCAGCTCTGAAGAAGCAAAACCTGAGTTATCTGATGCAGACATGGTGGTATTTTTTGGTGATTTCAACTACCGCCTTTTTGGTATATCATATGATGAAGCCAGGGACTTTGTTTCTCAAAGATGCTTTGATTGGCTTAGAGAAAAGGACCAGCTCAGGGCGGAGATGAAAGCTGGAAAAGTTTTCCAGGGAATGCGGGAGGCAATAATCAAATTTCCTCCAACGTATAAGTTTGAGAGGCACCAAGCAGGTTTAGGAG GGTATGATTCTGGGGAGAAAAAGCGAATTCCTGCTTGGTGTGACAGAATAATATATCGTGATACTCGGCCAGCTGCAGTTTCTGATTGCAATTTAGACTGCCCTGTTGTGTCGTCAATTTTACA gTATGATGCTTGCATGGATGTGACTGATAGCGATCACAAACCTGTTCGATGTAAGTTCAATGTGAAAATTTCTCATGCTGATAGATCAATCAGGAGAAAAGAATTCGGGGACATTATGACATCAAATGAGAAAATCAGATCTATGCTTGAAGAATCACGTTATGTTCCAGAATGCAATGTCAGCCCTGACAATATGGTCCTTGAAAACCAGGAGGCTTCGTTGTTGCTTATTACAAACAGAAGTACAAAGGATAAGGCTGTATACAAGATCACCTGTGATGGCCAGTCTGTAGTAAAAAATGACGGAGAAGCGCCTGCTTATATCCCAAGAGGTGCCTTTGGCTTTCCTAGATGGCTTGAG GTTTCTCCATCCATCGGTATAATTAAACCCGAGCAAACTGTAGAGGTTTCAGTACGTCATGAAGATCTGCATGCCTCTGAAGAATCAGTAGATGGGATACCACAAAACCGGTCAAGTGAAGACACCAGAGACAAGGAAGTGATTCTGGTTGTTCATGTTCAAGGCAGTTCCTCCGTCCAAACTCACAGTCAGAAGATCCATGTGCGTCATTGCTTCTCAGCAAAGCCGGTTCGAAATGACTCAAAATCCAACAGTGCAAGAAGAAATCAAGTAAGCTAA
- the LOC123910787 gene encoding type I inositol polyphosphate 5-phosphatase 12-like isoform X1 — MMGDDRIEDDEKESLAGLSSVPPHRKAHSYSQQLRGPSTHKRHHQVRKHSLDDSRISNNIIESFYEESDSDDDFFPHSNPSAADEYMEGGGGISDDLSQFQPLQEFIGSGGGTGVFKAPIRAAVHPGRPTCLELRPHPLRETQVGKFLRNIACTETQLWSGQECGVRVWEFKNAYEHGCGLGGRVRRGDEDAAPFYESNDTSPTLCLTVDNGNRLIWSGHKDGKIRSWKMDQQFSTPFKEGLSWQAHRGPVLAMVISCYGDLWSGSDGGVIKIWPWESVEKSLSLSPEERHMAALLVERSFIDLRAQVTVNGVCSISSQEVKCFLSDHIRARVWCASPQSFSLWDARTKDLLKVFNIDGQAENRVDMSSVQQDQAVEDEVKVKSVSNSKKDKSQSTSFLQRSRNAIMGAADAVRRVATKGAGAFVDDTKRTEALVQTNDGIIWSGCTNGLLVQWDGSGTRLQDFNRHPCAVQCFCTFGTRIYVGYVSGIIQILDLEGNIIAGWVAHNSPVLKLAVGNGSVYSLATHGGIRGWNIASPGPIDNIIRSELAAKELTYTRRHSIRILIGTWNVGQGRASQDALLSWLGSVVSDVGIVVVGLQEVDMGAGFLALSAAKETVGLEGSAMGQWWLDTIGKALEEGKAFERMGSRQLAGLLISLWVRKNLRKHVGDIDAGAVPCGFGRAIGNKGGVGLRIRVYDRIMCFVNCHLAAHLEAVNRRNADFDHIYRNMVFSRSSNLLNTAAGMVPYLFLSCSLAFSTYLFWLLYSCGLPFVLSVTAGVSTSAHMLRGTNAMGVSSEEAKPELSDADMVVFFGDFNYRLFGISYDEARDFVSQRCFDWLREKDQLRAEMKAGKVFQGMREAIIKFPPTYKFERHQAGLGGYDSGEKKRIPAWCDRIIYRDTRPAAVSDCNLDCPVVSSILQYDACMDVTDSDHKPVRCKFNVKISHADRSIRRKEFGDIMTSNEKIRSMLEESRYVPECNVSPDNMVLENQEASLLLITNRSTKDKAVYKITCDGQSVVKNDGEAPAYIPRGAFGFPRWLEVSPSIGIIKPEQTVEVSVRHEDLHASEESVDGIPQNRSSEDTRDKEVILVVHVQGSSSVQTHSQKIHVRHCFSAKPVRNDSKSNSARRNQVS, encoded by the exons ATGATGGGAGATGACCGTATTGAAGACGATGAGAAAGAGTCGTTGGCCGGTTTGAGCTCCGTTCCACCTCACCGCAAAGCCCATTCTTATAGCCAACAGCTACGTGGCCCATCCACTCACAAACGCCACCATCAAGTCCGCAAGCACAGTCTCGACGACAGCCGTATATCCAACAACATCATTGAGTCTTTTTATGAGGAGTCTGATTCCGATGACGACTTTTTCCCACATTCAAATCCTTCTGCTGCCGATGAATACATGGAAGGTGGTGGCGGTATTTCTGATGATTTGTCACAGTTTCAGCCACTTCAAGAATTTATTGGAAGTGGTGGCGGTACTGGTGTCTTTAAGGCTCCCATTAGAGCTGCCGTTCATCCCGGTAGACCCACATGCCTTGAGTTAAGGCCTCATCCTTTGAGGGAGACTCAGGTTGGTAAATTTCTCAGAAACATTGCATGTACCGAAACACAGTTGTGGTCTGGACAGGAATGTGGTGTTAGGGTGTGGGAGTTTAAAAATGCCTACGAACACGGCTGCGGTCTTGGTGGAAGGGTTAGAAGGGGAGACGAAGATGCCGCCCCTTTTTATGAATCTAATGATACCTCTCCTACATTATGTCTCACCGTCGACAATGGTAATAGGTTGATCTGGAGCGGCCATAAGGATGGCAAGATTAGGTCTTGGAAAATGGATCAACAATTTTCTACCCCTTTTAAGGAAGGTCTTTCTTGGCAGGCACATAGAGGTCCCGTTCTTGCCATGGTCATAAGTTGCTATGGCGATCTCTGGTCAGGTTCTGACGGTGGTGTTATTAAGATCTGGCCATGGGAATCAGTTGAAAAATCTCTTTCCCTTTCTCCAGAAGAAAGGCACATGGCAGCCTTACTTGTTGAGAGATCATTCATTGACCTCAGAGCTCAGGTCACCGTCAATGGTGTCTGCAGTATATCTTCTCAAGAGGTTAAGTGTTTTCTGTCTGATCATATTAGAGCTCGCGTCTGGTGTGCTAGCCCTCAATCCTTTTCACTCTG GGATGCTCGCACAAAGGACCTTTTGAAAGTATTTAACATTGATGGTCAGGCAGAAAATCGAGTTGACATGTCATCAGTGCAGCAGGATCAAGCAGTAGAAGATGAAGTGAAGGTAAAGTCCGTTTCCAACTCAAAAAAGGACAAGTCCCAGAGTACTAGCTTTCTGCAGAGGTCACGTAATGCAATCATGGGAGCTGCAGATGCTGTCCGTCGAGTTGCAACCAAGGGAGCTGGAGCATTCGTTGATGATACTAAAAGAACAGAAGCCCTTGTGCAAACAAACGATGGGATAATTTGGAGTGGATGCACAAATGGCTTACTTGTGCAATGGGATGGCAGTGGAACCCGTTTGCAGGATTTTAATCGCCACCCTTGTGCCGTCCAATGCTTCTGCACTTTTGGAACACGGATATATGTAGGCTATGTGAGCGGTATTATCCAAATACTGGACTTAGAAGGCAATATAATTGCAGGGTGGGTTGCTCATAATAGTCCTGTGCTTAAATTGGCTGTTGGCAATGGTTCTGTTTATAGCTTGGCAACTCACGGTGGCATACGCGGATGGAATATTGCATCTCCAGGTCCCATTGACAACATAATAAGATCAGAGCTAGCCGCAAAGGAACTTACTTATACAAGACGACACAGTATCAGAATTTTGATTGGCACATGGAATGTTGGTCAAGGTAGAGCTTCTCAAGATGCACTTTTGTCGTGGTTGGGGTCCGTTGTATCAGATGTTGGCATTGTTGTGGTTGGTTTGCAAGAAGTGGACATGGGTGCTGGTTTTCTTGCACTGTCGGCGGCAAAAGAAACT GTAGGTCTAGAAGGAAGTGCAATGGGGCAGTGGTGGTTGGATACAATAGGAAAGGCCTTGGAAGAAGGAAAAGCTTTTGAGCGTATGGGTTCTAGGCAGCTTGCTGGCTTGCTTATATCTCTTTG GGTACGAAAGAATCTTAGAAAACATGTTGGGGATATTGATGCTGGAGCAGTCCCATGTGGTTTTGGACGGGCAATCGGTAACAAG GGAGGAGTGGGTTTGAGAATCAGAGTCTACGATAGGATAATGTGCTTTGTGAATTGTCACTTGGCTGCACATTTGGAAGCTGTTAATCGGCGAAATGCCGATTTTGATCACATTTATCGGAATATGGTTTTCAGCCGATCATCCAATCTACTTAATACTGCAGCTGGTATGGTACCATACCTGTTCTTGTCTTGCTCTCTTGCCTTCTCCACATATTTATTTTGGCTACTTTACTCTTGTGGCTTGCCATTCGTCCTGTCTGTTACAGCAGGTGTCTCTACTTCTGCCCATATGCTTCGTGGTACAAAT GCTATGGGTGTCAGCTCTGAAGAAGCAAAACCTGAGTTATCTGATGCAGACATGGTGGTATTTTTTGGTGATTTCAACTACCGCCTTTTTGGTATATCATATGATGAAGCCAGGGACTTTGTTTCTCAAAGATGCTTTGATTGGCTTAGAGAAAAGGACCAGCTCAGGGCGGAGATGAAAGCTGGAAAAGTTTTCCAGGGAATGCGGGAGGCAATAATCAAATTTCCTCCAACGTATAAGTTTGAGAGGCACCAAGCAGGTTTAGGAG GGTATGATTCTGGGGAGAAAAAGCGAATTCCTGCTTGGTGTGACAGAATAATATATCGTGATACTCGGCCAGCTGCAGTTTCTGATTGCAATTTAGACTGCCCTGTTGTGTCGTCAATTTTACA gTATGATGCTTGCATGGATGTGACTGATAGCGATCACAAACCTGTTCGATGTAAGTTCAATGTGAAAATTTCTCATGCTGATAGATCAATCAGGAGAAAAGAATTCGGGGACATTATGACATCAAATGAGAAAATCAGATCTATGCTTGAAGAATCACGTTATGTTCCAGAATGCAATGTCAGCCCTGACAATATGGTCCTTGAAAACCAGGAGGCTTCGTTGTTGCTTATTACAAACAGAAGTACAAAGGATAAGGCTGTATACAAGATCACCTGTGATGGCCAGTCTGTAGTAAAAAATGACGGAGAAGCGCCTGCTTATATCCCAAGAGGTGCCTTTGGCTTTCCTAGATGGCTTGAG GTTTCTCCATCCATCGGTATAATTAAACCCGAGCAAACTGTAGAGGTTTCAGTACGTCATGAAGATCTGCATGCCTCTGAAGAATCAGTAGATGGGATACCACAAAACCGGTCAAGTGAAGACACCAGAGACAAGGAAGTGATTCTGGTTGTTCATGTTCAAGGCAGTTCCTCCGTCCAAACTCACAGTCAGAAGATCCATGTGCGTCATTGCTTCTCAGCAAAGCCGGTTCGAAATGACTCAAAATCCAACAGTGCAAGAAGAAATCAAGTAAGCTAA
- the LOC123910787 gene encoding type I inositol polyphosphate 5-phosphatase 12-like isoform X2: MMGDDRIEDDEKESLAGLSSVPPHRKAHSYSQQLRGPSTHKRHHQVRKHSLDDSRISNNIIESFYEESDSDDDFFPHSNPSAADEYMEGGGGISDDLSQFQPLQEFIGSGGGTGVFKAPIRAAVHPGRPTCLELRPHPLRETQVGKFLRNIACTETQLWSGQECGVRVWEFKNAYEHGCGLGGRVRRGDEDAAPFYESNDTSPTLCLTVDNGNRLIWSGHKDGKIRSWKMDQQFSTPFKEGLSWQAHRGPVLAMVISCYGDLWSGSDGGVIKIWPWESVEKSLSLSPEERHMAALLVERSFIDLRAQVTVNGVCSISSQEVKCFLSDHIRARVWCASPQSFSLWDARTKDLLKVFNIDGQAENRVDMSSVQQDQAVEDEVKVKSVSNSKKDKSQSTSFLQRSRNAIMGAADAVRRVATKGAGAFVDDTKRTEALVQTNDGIIWSGCTNGLLVQWDGSGTRLQDFNRHPCAVQCFCTFGTRIYVGYVSGIIQILDLEGNIIAGWVAHNSPVLKLAVGNGSVYSLATHGGIRGWNIASPGPIDNIIRSELAAKELTYTRRHSIRILIGTWNVGQGRASQDALLSWLGSVVSDVGIVVVGLQEVDMGAGFLALSAAKETVGLEGSAMGQWWLDTIGKALEEGKAFERMGSRQLAGLLISLWVRKNLRKHVGDIDAGAVPCGFGRAIGNKGGVGLRIRVYDRIMCFVNCHLAAHLEAVNRRNADFDHIYRNMVFSRSSNLLNTAAAGVSTSAHMLRGTNAMGVSSEEAKPELSDADMVVFFGDFNYRLFGISYDEARDFVSQRCFDWLREKDQLRAEMKAGKVFQGMREAIIKFPPTYKFERHQAGLGGYDSGEKKRIPAWCDRIIYRDTRPAAVSDCNLDCPVVSSILQYDACMDVTDSDHKPVRCKFNVKISHADRSIRRKEFGDIMTSNEKIRSMLEESRYVPECNVSPDNMVLENQEASLLLITNRSTKDKAVYKITCDGQSVVKNDGEAPAYIPRGAFGFPRWLEVSPSIGIIKPEQTVEVSVRHEDLHASEESVDGIPQNRSSEDTRDKEVILVVHVQGSSSVQTHSQKIHVRHCFSAKPVRNDSKSNSARRNQVS, translated from the exons ATGATGGGAGATGACCGTATTGAAGACGATGAGAAAGAGTCGTTGGCCGGTTTGAGCTCCGTTCCACCTCACCGCAAAGCCCATTCTTATAGCCAACAGCTACGTGGCCCATCCACTCACAAACGCCACCATCAAGTCCGCAAGCACAGTCTCGACGACAGCCGTATATCCAACAACATCATTGAGTCTTTTTATGAGGAGTCTGATTCCGATGACGACTTTTTCCCACATTCAAATCCTTCTGCTGCCGATGAATACATGGAAGGTGGTGGCGGTATTTCTGATGATTTGTCACAGTTTCAGCCACTTCAAGAATTTATTGGAAGTGGTGGCGGTACTGGTGTCTTTAAGGCTCCCATTAGAGCTGCCGTTCATCCCGGTAGACCCACATGCCTTGAGTTAAGGCCTCATCCTTTGAGGGAGACTCAGGTTGGTAAATTTCTCAGAAACATTGCATGTACCGAAACACAGTTGTGGTCTGGACAGGAATGTGGTGTTAGGGTGTGGGAGTTTAAAAATGCCTACGAACACGGCTGCGGTCTTGGTGGAAGGGTTAGAAGGGGAGACGAAGATGCCGCCCCTTTTTATGAATCTAATGATACCTCTCCTACATTATGTCTCACCGTCGACAATGGTAATAGGTTGATCTGGAGCGGCCATAAGGATGGCAAGATTAGGTCTTGGAAAATGGATCAACAATTTTCTACCCCTTTTAAGGAAGGTCTTTCTTGGCAGGCACATAGAGGTCCCGTTCTTGCCATGGTCATAAGTTGCTATGGCGATCTCTGGTCAGGTTCTGACGGTGGTGTTATTAAGATCTGGCCATGGGAATCAGTTGAAAAATCTCTTTCCCTTTCTCCAGAAGAAAGGCACATGGCAGCCTTACTTGTTGAGAGATCATTCATTGACCTCAGAGCTCAGGTCACCGTCAATGGTGTCTGCAGTATATCTTCTCAAGAGGTTAAGTGTTTTCTGTCTGATCATATTAGAGCTCGCGTCTGGTGTGCTAGCCCTCAATCCTTTTCACTCTG GGATGCTCGCACAAAGGACCTTTTGAAAGTATTTAACATTGATGGTCAGGCAGAAAATCGAGTTGACATGTCATCAGTGCAGCAGGATCAAGCAGTAGAAGATGAAGTGAAGGTAAAGTCCGTTTCCAACTCAAAAAAGGACAAGTCCCAGAGTACTAGCTTTCTGCAGAGGTCACGTAATGCAATCATGGGAGCTGCAGATGCTGTCCGTCGAGTTGCAACCAAGGGAGCTGGAGCATTCGTTGATGATACTAAAAGAACAGAAGCCCTTGTGCAAACAAACGATGGGATAATTTGGAGTGGATGCACAAATGGCTTACTTGTGCAATGGGATGGCAGTGGAACCCGTTTGCAGGATTTTAATCGCCACCCTTGTGCCGTCCAATGCTTCTGCACTTTTGGAACACGGATATATGTAGGCTATGTGAGCGGTATTATCCAAATACTGGACTTAGAAGGCAATATAATTGCAGGGTGGGTTGCTCATAATAGTCCTGTGCTTAAATTGGCTGTTGGCAATGGTTCTGTTTATAGCTTGGCAACTCACGGTGGCATACGCGGATGGAATATTGCATCTCCAGGTCCCATTGACAACATAATAAGATCAGAGCTAGCCGCAAAGGAACTTACTTATACAAGACGACACAGTATCAGAATTTTGATTGGCACATGGAATGTTGGTCAAGGTAGAGCTTCTCAAGATGCACTTTTGTCGTGGTTGGGGTCCGTTGTATCAGATGTTGGCATTGTTGTGGTTGGTTTGCAAGAAGTGGACATGGGTGCTGGTTTTCTTGCACTGTCGGCGGCAAAAGAAACT GTAGGTCTAGAAGGAAGTGCAATGGGGCAGTGGTGGTTGGATACAATAGGAAAGGCCTTGGAAGAAGGAAAAGCTTTTGAGCGTATGGGTTCTAGGCAGCTTGCTGGCTTGCTTATATCTCTTTG GGTACGAAAGAATCTTAGAAAACATGTTGGGGATATTGATGCTGGAGCAGTCCCATGTGGTTTTGGACGGGCAATCGGTAACAAG GGAGGAGTGGGTTTGAGAATCAGAGTCTACGATAGGATAATGTGCTTTGTGAATTGTCACTTGGCTGCACATTTGGAAGCTGTTAATCGGCGAAATGCCGATTTTGATCACATTTATCGGAATATGGTTTTCAGCCGATCATCCAATCTACTTAATACTGCAGCTG CAGGTGTCTCTACTTCTGCCCATATGCTTCGTGGTACAAAT GCTATGGGTGTCAGCTCTGAAGAAGCAAAACCTGAGTTATCTGATGCAGACATGGTGGTATTTTTTGGTGATTTCAACTACCGCCTTTTTGGTATATCATATGATGAAGCCAGGGACTTTGTTTCTCAAAGATGCTTTGATTGGCTTAGAGAAAAGGACCAGCTCAGGGCGGAGATGAAAGCTGGAAAAGTTTTCCAGGGAATGCGGGAGGCAATAATCAAATTTCCTCCAACGTATAAGTTTGAGAGGCACCAAGCAGGTTTAGGAG GGTATGATTCTGGGGAGAAAAAGCGAATTCCTGCTTGGTGTGACAGAATAATATATCGTGATACTCGGCCAGCTGCAGTTTCTGATTGCAATTTAGACTGCCCTGTTGTGTCGTCAATTTTACA gTATGATGCTTGCATGGATGTGACTGATAGCGATCACAAACCTGTTCGATGTAAGTTCAATGTGAAAATTTCTCATGCTGATAGATCAATCAGGAGAAAAGAATTCGGGGACATTATGACATCAAATGAGAAAATCAGATCTATGCTTGAAGAATCACGTTATGTTCCAGAATGCAATGTCAGCCCTGACAATATGGTCCTTGAAAACCAGGAGGCTTCGTTGTTGCTTATTACAAACAGAAGTACAAAGGATAAGGCTGTATACAAGATCACCTGTGATGGCCAGTCTGTAGTAAAAAATGACGGAGAAGCGCCTGCTTATATCCCAAGAGGTGCCTTTGGCTTTCCTAGATGGCTTGAG GTTTCTCCATCCATCGGTATAATTAAACCCGAGCAAACTGTAGAGGTTTCAGTACGTCATGAAGATCTGCATGCCTCTGAAGAATCAGTAGATGGGATACCACAAAACCGGTCAAGTGAAGACACCAGAGACAAGGAAGTGATTCTGGTTGTTCATGTTCAAGGCAGTTCCTCCGTCCAAACTCACAGTCAGAAGATCCATGTGCGTCATTGCTTCTCAGCAAAGCCGGTTCGAAATGACTCAAAATCCAACAGTGCAAGAAGAAATCAAGTAAGCTAA